taagtttaagaagtataaacataatgtaattttgtttaacacccatacaaatctaacgatctctTAAAGCATTGACGTCATTCCTTCATGCCATTTAGTATGGAACGTTTTTAGGGATTTTTGGCAGCGCCGAAAATATGATACTTTAGATTCCTTTAGCTCCGAAAATTATCAtcaaaaaaaactgtcatcacctctaattacttaaaaattacACAAAGACAGTCAAACAACATTCTGCGTAAGTATTGTACGCGACTTTATACATATTTCTGTAGATCATAGTCGTACACAATATCTCCTGTTAAGAATTGTCGGTGTTTCCATATCTCATATAGGCCAAACATTCGTCAACGACTCAACGACATATcctgtgaaaaaaaaaagacaaacctCTTTTAACCCTAAACCATTTCATCTATCTTCAAACTACAAGTTTGCATTTTTCGGCAATTGCAACATGACTATTCAGTATGATTCATTTATTCTTCCCAGGATGTAATGATGCTCTTTGCTGGTCTGGCGAAGAAAAATCCTGGCGCCGTGGACTGGACGCCTCACGTGCCCAAAATGTTCATGAGGTTCCTACACGCACTCAACTTACCCGTGAGCTACAAAGACATGCAATACACCAAGAACCATTCGCTCGGTGAGATGTTAAGCAGTTTGTGTAATAAGCTTAGAAGTGTTAtcgtatataaatgtataagtacccagtcaagcttcgctttgacgcatttcctacccctaacctattctactcccaccctacacctaccctacccctaccatttTTAGTTACAGATAGTCTGCATAcgaatttttagctttctaccttgaaaattgaGGAATGttctatacaaacttccaccccccattttagggaagtgagGAGTTAGAAAGCGacataaagtagcctatgtcactctcttCGTTTGACGCttcgttttgccgtgaaagacgggcaaacaaacagacagacagacagacacacacacacacacactttcacatttataatataagtatggatACAGTTTTTCTCGCTTCGGTAAAAAACTGGACATAATATTAATGAGCATCATGCTCATTAATATTATGTCCAGTTTACAGGAATACTGTGTTAAAACTTGTGGGATACATCAGATGTCAGAACTATGTATCTGTTAGGTGCTAATCACACTAATCTGTACTCTTATGTATAAAACACTCGTGACGCGATGTATTTTCGGGATGTATATCTTAATCATCTATAAGCTTTAAGAATAGtctttaataattatacttgTCACTTATGACTTAGAAagcatttatgtatttttcttgTCAAACGTGTAACACGACTCAACAAATCgctattagcgataaggccttcccttgcctgttattattatttttggtgtacaataaagtatatttcattcattcaactTATTGAATAATTTCTATAAACATttcctttgttttttttccttAGACATGAAATTTGTGGCGTTATGGATAGTCTGGACGATAAACCCAGACGGCGTAGTATTGAAGCACTTGAAATCATTCCTGGCGGGAGTCGAGAGCTACTTACAGAGTGCCAACTCCGGCCGGTGGTCCTTCAAACTAAGGGACCTATTGAGGAAATTAGCTAGATTATTCCTTAACAGGTAAGATTTCCATATGCCTGATTTATATGCATTTCATCAGTACGCACTGTAAATTTTGGGCAGCTATTGCACATTGTTATGGAATGAATTCTTGTTATTCTAGTTTCTAACAATATTCGATATTGACAAAGTTAACAAAATGCAGATAcagtaaactaaaaaattgTTCTAGGGTGCGTCGCGAGCGCGAAATGAGGTTACAAGAAACTTGGGAGAACAAAACACCCGAAGAGTACAAACTCCGCGACGAAGATGTCGACGAATTCGTGAAAATAGTCCTGCAGCCTACGCTACAAGCCGTCTACAGCAGGAGCGGCTCGATGGACATCTCGGTGGCTCTGCAGAACTTGGCCACTCTGCGGCCTGCCATCGTCATACCTCCTCTGATCGAGAGGTTGAGGACGTCGCTCACTTCTCTGACCGAGCCGCACAGGGTCACGGCGGCCATGACCGCAGTGGCCGCAGTAGCCCGACCGATGATCCGCGGAGCTGACGCGGGCTACCCAGAAGGCCCCACCCACGTGGTACCTTTCCTGTTGGCCGTCCTCCCCGGCCTCGACCCCAACGACATCAAAAAGACCTTGGTCACATTACATTTCATACTCATTTTCACCGTCATGATACCTATCGTCGACTGCAGCTCGGCGCACGAATATCATCCCGACCTCACTGAAGAAGAGTTGTTGGTCTGCGAGTCGACGGCCCAGTTCGAAGACTTCGTACTGATCTTCCTCGACAgactcttcatcatcatcgagTCGAGCGTCACCGAGCACGCGCGCTTGGACACCAAGGACCCCGACTGCGTGCGCAGCAAGACGGACGCGGTCATGGAGACCGCCATCTCCTCCGCGGCGACCGCCGTCTTGATGCAGTGTTCCCCCAAAATTTTCCAGGAGGCTTTGAGAAAATTCAAATCCTTCGCCACAGAAACGACGTTCGAGTCCAACGTCTCGGGGAGCATGGTCGGCGTGCTGTTGAAGGTGTTCAGTCGGGTCGACGCCGTGTCGACGTTGGCTGCGTTCATGCCCAAACTCCTGGACGATCTGAACGAGCTGGTGGCGAGTGACGAAGCGCTGAAAGAGGAGAACCCGCCCCGCGACCTGTGCTACAACCTCGTCCTGTTCAAACAGGTCATAGAGTGCGACGGCGCCGCGCTGCTGAAGTACATCCCTCACATCATAATTCTGCTGGATCGGCTGCTGAAGTTGCACTCGTCGTACGCGCTGATCCGCGCGGCGGACGCCCTCGCACACTTGTTCTATTCCTTTTCTGCTGTTGACGTAAAAGAATGGAGGAGTTCGAGCAAAGACTACGGGAGCGCTCCCAAAACGTGGCTGCCCATCCGGGAATGGGGCAGCGGTTGCCTGATGAAGGACGCCAAGTTGAAGTGGCACGTGCCCAACGCTGCGGAGGTGAAGGCCGCGCAGCTGTTGGCGACCAGATTCGTGAAGCACGAGGTGATCCGCCTGAGGCAGTGGCTGCAGGGCGAGCGCGACATGAGCCGCGAGCGCCGGATGAAGAGCTACTACATATTCAACGCTGTGCTGACGAGCTGCAACTATCTGCCGCCGCCCGATGAGAAGCAGCTCCCTTTGtgagtatttatatattagcgGGTGTGAAACCCTACTTCTACCTTAAGTATCGTATGTTCGTCTCCCGGTTCTGGCGCCTAGTATGTTTGTATTGAATTTGACAAGCTATAGTATTATTTCTGAACTTCAGGATAGCGTCGCAAGTGCCGGCCACGAACTTGCCGTTCGTCACCGGCGTGCCGCACGAGGTGACGCTGAACGGACACAACACACGGCGCGTGCTCACCAACTTGCTGCTGGACGTGCAGAAGCGCTTGCTCGCGGACAAGACGGACGACACGCGGGGACTGGAGACACTTATCCAGGTATAGTTGAATATATTGGCATAGTGAACTAGGTATTTGACCGCTTTTTATGCCATGCAACTGCAAAAAACCGGCATTTTAGGGGAGGAgaacacgacgaaaacgataacaacaaaaaaaacatcaattctatagaaacagttttataaACGCAGTATAATGGGTAAAATGCACCGAACTTCAATATTTTAAGGAGTTTTATACTTGACCACGTGAGTTTCAATTTCGGTCAGAAAACCAATTTCGGTCGGACTCTGTAATCAACGATCAGCTTTAATAGTAGTGTAGGTGGTAAACACAAAATATCTATAATTCCAGGTGTGGGAGCGCATTATAATCGTAAGAAACAACCGGGCGTCACCGGGCGTAGAGGCGCGGCTGCGGTCATACAGCGCGCTGGAGCGGGCGCTGGACGGGCGCGGGGGGCTGACGAccagcgcgggcggcgcggtgGACGTGGCCGCGTCGGCCAAGCTGCGGATGTTGGTCGCGGATGCGGCGCGGCTGCAGTTGGAGTCGAGGGCGGACCTGACGTGCGACGCGGGCATGACGCCCACTAGCGTCAAGGCGCTGTACGCGCTGTTTGAGCTCTCCATCAATACATATAGCTCGGTGAGTTCGTTACTTACGACTACTTAgtccttgtccagaaggggcgtATTCGTCGCGAACCATTAATTTTTCCAGGACAAAAAGTAGTCTTATGtgttagagtaaaatctatttctattccaaatttcagctaaatcggtttaaaattgacaaagtttcatacaaaccttcatcccctattttatccccttggagGTAGAAGTGatcaaaattctttcttagcggatgggtgaaaccgcggggcgtcatttagcggcatttctgcgccttttagaaattttgtgttTTCCCCTAAACTATTTGACTAagtaacatactgtaaaaggcaaatcttatttgtataatatccacttgattattaagtaatttattttgataaggatttaagtttagttgtgtaaataatgacgtaaaccttagtatatGATTTAATTATTCTATTAAAGTACAAAGgtgctatatctgctaaaatatagaagatagatatatgctgtcgcgacatttttttgtagaaaatgatgtgttctacaaagttgtagtacattattttgttctttcagcgcacgccatgtaaacaaaacttttgtacactttGGGtttttattggagtttcaggaaggatccctaatttttttttaaatataatatagcctataatagccttcctcgataaatgggctatctatcactgaaagtatttttgaaatcgtACCAgtttagcacgttcaatcaaacaaacaaacaaacaaactcttcagctttataatattagtatggatatagatttcatgataatgatgaatttccTCAGGTGCGTGTTTTAGCCCAAGCCCGTCTGTACTGGATGCTGAGCCACGTGCCATACTCTTACAAAGCTCTGGTGCCGAAGTTGGTGGATCTCCTGGCCAAGGGGGGCGAAGGGGAGGAGTGGCACGCGCGGCACAAGGGGGCTCTGTACATCATAATGGGCCCTAAAGTTGGGCCCATGATCGCTAAACAAGACTGGGACGTCGTGAGGGCCCTGTGGCCGGCCATTTTGAAAGCGCCGCTGAGTGAGAAGCCTAGCATACTAAGGTAATGTCCCAAACAACACATTTAACATAgtaaatttttgtctattttgtGGAATAACTTGGGaactatttgttttaaaattacaaaagaaatgtatttGTATTCGTATCAAAAGCTCTGACATTTTATATAgcacacaataatattttagctaattttttttattgtatatttaattttactttaatacgATAAACCCACTTTAATACGAcccgagtatattaaagtgggctgaTAATTGTGCCTTTGAGTATATTACGATCGCACCTGATGTTTTGTGACGATGCggcctatagcttggcaaattagttcgtaacactcccgatggtccgcgggggccaaAACcccccgcacagtctttccctctgcaacgcgcgcacgacttcatacccgcgcagttctTTACCCCGTCGTCCGCACGTCGACGTTGCTAAATAGTCTTTCCTGGTAACTAACTACAGCCGGTACCATCagacctgggcctgtagccgaGTGGCACGTCGTTTCTTTTTCtacgaacgctaacgcttcaaaaattaaaaatgaatgggaaagacattcactatcgacaggtcacgtgaccaaGTTGTCGATCAGATCTGTCATTACCATCCATTTTGTTAGTCTCCAAAGCGTTAGCGAATGTAGAAAGAGACGACGTGCAACATGGCTAGAGGCCCAAACCTAAAATGCGACCGACGACATATCTACACTACTATACTAAATTGGAcataagtcaactaccctattgtagattattttgtaagtttatttattgcttgttatttttaatttttatttttggagtacaatataatatgtagtcTCCTTGGACCAAGGCGTTTGGAagcctcgtaactttaattttaagttttcgactattattaccaccattatattaaattaaattatgacatatcatttcaaaactgcttgtaatctaagcctaattgaaataaattaattttgaattttcaagtttcattcattcattcattcattcattcacccAACAGACTAGAACAAGCATTCAGCGACTGCCTGCACCGCCACTTCCCGGCGGTCAACACTCGTCTCACCATGACCGACAGCGCGATACAGTTGGCGAAGAAACTTCTGTCTGAGGAACAACTGCAAGAGCTGGAGACCAGCGGCATGTTGGAGAAGGCTGTGGAGAAAGAAATCGCTACCTCGGATAGAATGGAGCGCACATACTACATGCTGGTAGAGGAACTGGTTGATATCGCTGAGACACCCAATATGtgagtatgtttttatttttatagtagaaTTCGCTTTGTTATTGTTaccattaaattttaaatatcgtTAGTTAATCTATCTCGCGAAATTGTAAACTGTCGATAGATTATAAACTGAACCTATTGCTTACAATTATGTTATTTTGcgttatatctatctatctattgaagtcaaaccgttaaattgcaatcttaaaacgtcaactgtccgaacttgcccctgattgCCTTACAGCAGACCGTTCTGTCTCaatagagttaggaatgaaacacatatgtcagtcaaataaaatacttcaagaattgtgacatcactattacatttattataaagaCTGACCGAAGTGCCCGACCGCAGGCCTGAATTTTTatgttctaacctaacctaactttatattttgttaattataattgccaataacaatattttactaatggaagaacagtgtttaaaaaaattaagaaacgcactggccacccctgcgattttcttactttttcttttttctttgatttgtccattgtagtttattactatttttattaacccgctgtaatatttttgtaactctatgttTAATTCATCCTGATtaacaatttaacggtttcacttcgatagattatcccgaaaaataacacgttaaattgtaatcagtatgttcagttcacaatatatcgacagattacaatttaacggtgacatacaCACAACGAAGTTTggtttacatataaaattacttttaaaatagttatcGATCGGTCGGTCGGTCGGATATAATGACTTAGCCTCGGAatcacctcgagcaggtcccaggacttgtgaccttgagagtagttTTAATGGTACCCTTTATAATATCAACACTCACcatccctgcccgacatgttctccatacccacactaaacaaattatgatgaacaataattacaacacgaaacataattgcacaaaatcaccaACACGACTGGCAGCGTAACGGTGTCtgcgctgcctaacaaacaactgagctcaagtcattgaataccctcttatttataccaacactgataacTCCTctctaaaataatgaatattaataccacatgtaatcgaggaacttgtaatatttatatatacaaaagTACTTGTGAAATACTCTATATACTCTATACACAGACAATGGCGTCGTCTCGAGCTGGCGATGCAGATGCTGACGTACTGCCCGCTAGTGCAGACGCCGTACACGCCCCGCGCCGTGCGCCTCATGGTGCGCTCGCTGCTGCACGACGACATCGCGGTGCGGCGGACGGCGCAGAAGCTCACGCACTACGCCTTGAAGCAGAGGAAGAACGTCGTAATGAAGATCGAGGTCGACCCGTACGAGATAGCCGGCGTGCCCAGACCTGAGAAACATGTGCCAGGTAATATTACATTCCTACCCGTATCAtgtctacagtataaaatatcgttggtttgTGAGGATGTTTTTCTCAAAGTACACTcagtttttaagtttttgtgGAAAATGGGTGAAATCAATTAATGTTATATGTGAAATAAGCTCGAgtttggtcatcatcatcatcatcatccatcatcatcgtcatcgtcatcgtcatctccatcgtcatcatcgtcgtcaccgtcgtcgtcgtcgtcctcgtcgtcatcgtcgtcatcatcatcaataacccatatcatcaccatcatcatcaaaaacccacatcggctcactgctgagctcgggtctcctctcagagtgagaggggttattccaatagtccaccacgctggcccaatgcagattggcagactttacacacaaagaaaatgaagaaaaaactcaggtatgcaggtttaatcacgtatcccttcaccgtttgagacacgtgatatttaattatcataaaatgcacacactcaataactgtaaaattggaggtgcatgccccggaccggattcgaagccacaccctctggaatcggaggcagaggtcatatccactgggctatcacggctctaggtCATAGGTCTCATAGGTcgtatgcagtggcgtgcatgcATTAAAtcactgcataccctaacaaatgtTTTGTTAATGCTTATCCAGTGCACATTTTCTCAGTTTGGTTATATTgacttactagtgcataccctgaccaacaaccttatgcacgccactagtcgtatggaatatataatttttatttttgtaataaagatAGACATGGTCTCGTAGGTTACAGGAAGGACCTGGAGTGGGCCATGTGGGCGGAGGGCAAAGAGATCACCACCGACGAGGAGTGGGACAAGCCGTGGTTGCGCGACTATACTATTGGGTTCTTCGCGTGGCCCAAAAAGCTCAAGGTAACATTAATGATCCATGTTCTTTCTCCTGTCCAATTAGgactcccgcacacgggccactggccacaaccacaaaacgccgctaccggaatatttcctgtagttttcatacattttatatggactcgtcGCTCACGGTTGACGTCGGTGGCCGCCACATGCTATactcgtcgctgctcgcttcttatGGCcggcaccggccactaaacgctgaCACTCGCCACTCGCGCAATTATGATACtgcatcatcatatcagccgttggacgtccactgcaggacataggccttttgtagggacttccaaacatcacgatactgagcctcaGTACTGCCTCAGTACTGAGCCTATCAGTATGATACTGCATGTGTGGGTAAAAAGTAGCaaccaccgaccacaagtgtcgatcACCGTCCACAAGTGGCTTCAGATACTTTTGTGGtaccttcttgcttcttgttgcgacgtttgtggctgtcgcgtgtgacCCGTGTGCGGCGACTCTTAATCAATACAGCCTCTGCTGGAAGTGGTCAcgacaataggctagttgacattttttttaatagtcttaaattgtttattatcgttctatcaactattattattattattattattccttcAGGTAGCAGCACCAATAAGCGAACAGGAATACTCCTTGGACACTCCCCCAGAAGAGATGGAGGACGGCGAGCGGTACCTGTTCGAGTTCTTCAGCGACGAAGAGTGCGTCGACCGCCTGGTCGCCTTCTACACCGTCGAGGAGAAGAAGGGGAAGGACAAGTTCAATGGGATTCGGTTCACCATGTTTCGGGTAATGGTTGTtcgaagaaagaaagaaagaaaaagaaaatagaaagaaaatatatttattactacattatgccacacatcacaattatttaagaataataccttgcgatatgtggcataacttagaaaaaaaatctttaataatcGTAACGTAATCTTTTGTAACGTTCCAGGCTATTTTGGACCTGTCAAtgcataaatttaaaattatgtatgtgtttaaaaatgtatttatatacgATTGATGATTTTCTAAATAAtatgcataaataataataatattatcttgaTGATTGGTCAGTAACAATTGGATTAGCTTTCATCTTCATACAAGAAGTAGAAGTATTAAGATATTAATCATTTTGACCgaccatacaaatctaacgatcattatgtacctacgacgtcattaattcctaccattttgtatggggcgttttccagggatccgcggcagcgccgcaaatctgaccctttaaatccctgtagctccgaaagtaatgatctcagataccctgttacttttacaaaattgctttactattagtatactcttaatctatactaatattataaagctgacgagcttgtttgtttgattgaacgcgctaatctcaggaagtactggtccgatttgaaaaattctttcagtgttagatagcccatttatcgtggaacgctataggttatatattacccccatattcctacgggaacgggaatcacgctagtaaaatcgcgcggcgtcagcttttttatttttttattctttacaagttagcccttgactacaatctcacctgatggtaagtgatgatgcaatctaagatggaagtgggctaacttattaggaggaggatgaaaatccccccacacccctttcggtttctatacggcgtcgtaccggaacgctaaatcgcttgggagtacgtctttgccggtagggtggtaactagccacggccgaagcctcccaccagccagacatggaccaattaagaaaatctcaatctacccagccggggatcgaacccaagaactccgttttgtaaattcactgcgcataccactgtgccacggaggccgttcaatttatttgatttgatatagtatgcgcgttatcatctgagtcgtccggtcataaaagtcaaaaaagataggaatgtgcagcgcgcctacctgcgcaccctaattatcgataaacggctacctgcgcacgtgctaatgatgagtcaataatgatttggacgattctgattggtcggtttctaatgtaattgcattgcgtattttttttgctataaatgtgtttactgcaattaaataaatacattcatgtgttactcgttgcgcactatggatactttattttctaacgttgatctgaagaaattacatggcgatattagccctcaagctcgaacactgattcacaacgtattcctgtttctcaatgaattgaaaagtgatccgaataaagtggcttctctaaatttcaacaaaccacgtgaaatggccgcatttttttgtggtgtgagcagagcgacagtggaccgaatcaagacggaagtatttagttaataattatataatatgaaatatgtattatattaaatcaaatattgttaatttttttaattttgtgaacaagatacgataataaactttacttatcgataatatgtctttcattgttacacccttcactagacggctccataagacccataagtgcaagcgagatagatatagagaaatgatttatggccctaagactcagttgttaacgatagTAGTATAGTGCGGTCGAGGCCTATGTTTTGCTAGTGTGGACCTGACcttataatcaatatttattatctgtgaacattacttgttttattttatttacaatatttaatttatttattttgtctatgacaaatctatactaataatataaagctgaagagtttgtttgattaaacgcgctaacctttggaactactggtccgatttgaaaaattctttcagtgttagatagcccatttatcgaagaaggctataggctatattttatccccgtattcttacggaaacggtaaccacgcgggtgaaaccgcgcggcgtcagctagtatgtatATATAGAAGAAATTAAAAGCTATCGTTTTTCTTTCTCACCTTTTGTGATCTTGCAAATATATAGAGATCCTGTACTCAGGATTTCATTGTGTCAAATTCACATtcacataatttataaatgGTTATCATCAATTGTCCAGATGGCGTTCGCCCAGTTCGGCGAGCGCGTGTCGGCGCGCCTGCTGCAGCACGCGCTGCGCTGCGCGCGCGAGTCGCAGGAGGCGCCGCAGCGGTTCGCCGCAGAGATCGCCGCCGCCGCCTTGCGCGCGCCGCGCTACTGGCCGCGCGCGCGCGCAATGGCCATGTACGACTCCGCCATGGAAATTATCAAAGCAGGTACTTCATTACCAACATTTTA
The Bicyclus anynana chromosome 21, ilBicAnyn1.1, whole genome shotgun sequence genome window above contains:
- the LOC112047214 gene encoding proteasome activator complex subunit 4B isoform X1, producing MLFDDENESFFATPERIQALGFKPQKELITNHLLPYAAKLDEESKVFLEQVKTNLAKSVMLREMKPACGVWSSRLMKYVRMYGLKFSKEDHLTFIKLAYELVLIPELEPCKVHKFATLFVMLTKKKFLISPEELTLQWRPLYDLGIRIFEKSSSNIGMYHYHASNKEPEAPTAVDMIRKFITWNSLDGAVGLFGLGLGEENEQPTSLESSYVAMIKCSKPYFEVGATKEMLEELLPQICPWSSNSQMMGPFTAFLPVGLPAEHAEQGHLLWFDQLMDLWDVCYNNQCGISDVMMLFAGLAKKNPGAVDWTPHVPKMFMRFLHALNLPVSYKDMQYTKNHSLDMKFVALWIVWTINPDGVVLKHLKSFLAGVESYLQSANSGRWSFKLRDLLRKLARLFLNRVRREREMRLQETWENKTPEEYKLRDEDVDEFVKIVLQPTLQAVYSRSGSMDISVALQNLATLRPAIVIPPLIERLRTSLTSLTEPHRVTAAMTAVAAVARPMIRGADAGYPEGPTHVVPFLLAVLPGLDPNDIKKTLVTLHFILIFTVMIPIVDCSSAHEYHPDLTEEELLVCESTAQFEDFVLIFLDRLFIIIESSVTEHARLDTKDPDCVRSKTDAVMETAISSAATAVLMQCSPKIFQEALRKFKSFATETTFESNVSGSMVGVLLKVFSRVDAVSTLAAFMPKLLDDLNELVASDEALKEENPPRDLCYNLVLFKQVIECDGAALLKYIPHIIILLDRLLKLHSSYALIRAADALAHLFYSFSAVDVKEWRSSSKDYGSAPKTWLPIREWGSGCLMKDAKLKWHVPNAAEVKAAQLLATRFVKHEVIRLRQWLQGERDMSRERRMKSYYIFNAVLTSCNYLPPPDEKQLPLIASQVPATNLPFVTGVPHEVTLNGHNTRRVLTNLLLDVQKRLLADKTDDTRGLETLIQVWERIIIVRNNRASPGVEARLRSYSALERALDGRGGLTTSAGGAVDVAASAKLRMLVADAARLQLESRADLTCDAGMTPTSVKALYALFELSINTYSSVRVLAQARLYWMLSHVPYSYKALVPKLVDLLAKGGEGEEWHARHKGALYIIMGPKVGPMIAKQDWDVVRALWPAILKAPLSEKPSILRLEQAFSDCLHRHFPAVNTRLTMTDSAIQLAKKLLSEEQLQELETSGMLEKAVEKEIATSDRMERTYYMLVEELVDIAETPNIQWRRLELAMQMLTYCPLVQTPYTPRAVRLMVRSLLHDDIAVRRTAQKLTHYALKQRKNVVMKIEVDPYEIAGVPRPEKHVPGYRKDLEWAMWAEGKEITTDEEWDKPWLRDYTIGFFAWPKKLKVAAPISEQEYSLDTPPEEMEDGERYLFEFFSDEECVDRLVAFYTVEEKKGKDKFNGIRFTMFRMAFAQFGERVSARLLQHALRCARESQEAPQRFAAEIAAAALRAPRYWPRARAMAMYDSAMEIIKAGLTSVTAETMEDWGTCVATGLEKLDPIRGASVLRELLQLCAPPPAAGDADPDHHTSFVVCARLYALQGALGSMSWRTAPLAADLLRRLDAANFIQHPYQNVRETVGSILMTIFDTELVFPGGAGGSTPSLRRFLRDVKPRLAALYDENGDIVIKTTASLMSACAAQPACEAPSPPVAAAPAAPLAALHAVAPHLRLATDAPHDNRTHQAEAAPEAVEAPGEEARANKQLAERLHSALRLAGDAAPAQRHHARAVNLLTTVLRASMGVIVRSVSGNTATHYELVGTACALAARGPPQPHEELPRAAGGFLATLALANHSYDAFDKALEVLESLSSGRSWWARLACLEFAQPLLFYGLPLLCARAERAERAERFALTLMRDSRVEVRQAAAKLLTGLMHCRALPDEEKTLKSLQRSCRSKELVERHCGVLGLCGYLSSRPYSLGPRLGDVLTELARHTSAPDPIPATIRKALADFRRTHQDDWTKHREQLTEEELDLLADLTSPPTYCA